The following are from one region of the Tribolium castaneum strain GA2 unplaced genomic scaffold, icTriCast1.1 ptg000080l, whole genome shotgun sequence genome:
- the LOC135267704 gene encoding histone H2B, which translates to MPPKTSGKAAKKAGKAQKNISKSDKKKKRRRKESYAIYIYKVLKQVHPDTGISSKAMSIMNSFVNDIFERIAAEASRLAHYNKRSTITSREIQTAVRLLLPGELAKHAVSEGTKAVTKYTSSK; encoded by the coding sequence atgccaccaaagacaagcggtaaagcagcgaaaaaggctggaaaagctcaaaagaatatttcgaagagcgacaagaaaaagaagcgcaggaggaaggaaagctatgcaatctatatttataaggtattgaagcaagtacaccccgataccggtatttcgagcaaggcgatgagcatcatgaacagtttcgttaatgatatctttgaacggatcgccgctgaagcttctcgtcttgcgcattacaacaagcgttcgacgattacgagccgggaaattcaaacagcggttcgtctcttgttgcctggtgaattggcaaagcacgcagtctctgaaggtaccaaagccgtcaccaaatacacaagttcaaaatag